Proteins from a single region of Bombus vancouverensis nearcticus chromosome 5, iyBomVanc1_principal, whole genome shotgun sequence:
- the RpLP0 gene encoding ribosomal protein LP0 — MGREDKATWKSNYFTKLVQLLDDYPKCFIVGADNVGSKQMQQIRMSLRGNAVVLMGKNTMMRKAIRGHIERNAALEKLLPHIRGNVGFVFTRGDLIEVRDKLLENKVRAPARAGAIAPLSVIIPAQNTGLGPEKTSFFQALSIPTKISKGTIEIINDVHILKPGDKVGASEATLLNMLNISPFSYGLLVEQVYDSGTIFAPEILDIKPEDLREKFMAGVANLAAVCLAIGYPTVASAPHSIANGFKNLLAIAAVTDIEFPEAATIKEYIKDPSKFAAAVSVAAPATAAAEAPVADKKEEKKEESESEDEDMGFGLFD; from the exons ATGGGTAGGGAGGACAAGGCAACATGGAAATCCAATTACTTTACAAAACTTGTT caACTATTGGATGATTACCCAAAATGTTTCATTGTGGGTGCTGACAATGTCGGCTCTAAACAAATGCAACAAATCCGTATGTCCCTTCGTGGGAATGCTGTTGTATTAATGGGAAAGAACACAATGATGAGGAAAGCTATTCGTGGTCATATTGAACGCAATGCTGCCCTCGAAAAACTTCTTCCACATATTCGTGGAAATGTTGGTTTTGTTTTTACCCGTGGAGATTTAATCGAAGTACGGGACAAACTTTTGGAAAACAAAGTCAGAGCACCAGCTAGAGCAGGTGCTATTGCACCACTAAGTGTAATTATTCCTGCTCAAAACACTGGTCTTGGACCTGAGAAAACATCATTCTTTCAAGCCTTGAGCATTCCTACCAAAATTTCTAAGGGTACTATTGAAATTATT AACGATGTACATATTTTAAAACCAGGCGATAAGGTGGGTGCATCTGAAGCCACTCTTTTAAATATGTTGAACATTTCTCCGTTTTCATATGGTTTACTTGTTGAACAAGTCTATGATTCGGGTACTATTTTTGCACCTGAAATTTTGGACATCAAACCAGAAGATCTAAGGGAAAAATTCATGGCTGGAGTGGCAAACTTAGCTGCAGTGTGTTTAGCTATTGGCTATCCTACAGTAGCTAGTGCTCCTCACAGTATTGCTAATGGATTCAAGAATCTGTTGGCCATTGCTGCTGTGACTGATATTGAATTTCCAGAAGCAGCTACAATTAAGGAATACATCAAG GACCCAAGTAAATTTGCTGCCGCAGTTTCTGTTGCTGCACCAGCTACGGCTGCTGCAGAAGCACCAGTCGCggataagaaagaagaaaagaaagaggaatcTGAGTCAGAAGACGAAGATATGGGATTTGGTTTGTTCGACTAA
- the Spt-I gene encoding serine palmitoyltransferase subunit I — translation MSTKFLFIESMNILSTIPQYHTLLEIFVILWLIWFISKRYFSRDRTLTEDEIERKLAEWNPEPLINNPQMNHISLNPRCITSRAGKRIVVDGKDCLNLGTHNYLGLTENNEIEKDAIAAIRKYGVGSCGPRGFYGTVDVHLELEERLADYTDTEEAVVYSYGFSTIASAIAAYCKRRDLIFVDEQANFAIQKGLDATKANIIYFKHNDVNDLSNLLMKQAKIDEQNLKKAAKIKRFLIVEGIYMNTGNICPLPELVALCRQYKLRIFIDESISFGTLGKHGKGITEHFDVPKCEIDMIMGSLDWAMGSIGGFCVGTSFIIEHQRLSGLGYCFSASLPPLLTTAAITSLNIMKNNPQLFRSLRDNCIAINEELQKIHCLECSSFPESPVKHVYLKNKKDRATEEKLLSKISDKCIENNLAVITPAYLEAEKNIPRPSLRLCISTLLNKSDIDFAVNVLKNCAEEILSV, via the exons ATGAGCacaaaatttctatttattgaatcaaTGAATATTTTGAGTACGATACCTCAATATCATACGTTACTAGAAATATTCGTAATTCTGTGGCTTATTTGGTTTATTAGTAAGAGATATTTCAGTCGAGATAGAACATTAACTGAAGATGAAATAGAAAGGAAACTTGCGGAATGGAATCCTGAACCTCTCATAAATAATCCACAGATGAATCATATATCTTTGAATCCAAGATGCATAACATCTAGAGCTGGTAAAAGAATAGTGGTAGATGGGAAAGATTGCTTGAATTTAGGTACACACAATTACCTAGGTTTAActgaaaataatgaaatagaaaAGGATGCAATAGCAGCAATAAGAAAGTATGGAGTTGGTTCTTGTGGTCCACGTGGATTTTATGGTACTGTGGATGTTCATCTTGAATTAGAAGAACGTTTAGCAGATTATACAGATACAGAAGAAGCAGTTGTATATTCATATGGATTTAGTACAATTGCATCTGCAATTGCAGCTTATTGTAAACGCAGGGATCTTATATTTGTAGATGAACAAGCAAATTTTGCTATACAGAAAGGATTAGATGCAACTAAggctaatattatttattttaaacataATGATGTAAATGATCTTAGTAATTTATTgatgaaacaagcaaaaattgATGAACAAAATCTTAAAAAGGCAGCTAAAATCAAACGCTTTCTAATAGTTGAGGGTATTTATATGAATACTGGAAATATCTGTCCACTACCAGAATTGGTTGCACTCTGTAGGCAATATAAATTAAGGATATTTATTGATGAATCAATATCATTTGGAACCCTTGGTAAACATGGGAAAGGTATCACTGAACACTTTGATGTTCCTAAATGTGAAATTGATATGATTATGG GTTCTCTGGATTGGGCAATGGGGTCTATTGGAGGTTTCTGTGTAGGCACATCATTTATTATTGAACACCAACGCTTATCTGGTCTTGGATATTGTTTTTCTGCATCTTTACCACCTCTTTTAACAACTGCTGCTATTACTTCtttaaatattatgaaaaataatcCACAGCTATTTAGATCATTAAGAGATAATTGCATAGCCATAAATGAGGAACTGCAAAAAATTCATTGCCTGGAATGTTCAAGTTTCCCAGAATCCCCAGTAAAACatgtatatttaaagaataagaAAGACCGCGCTACAGAAGAAAAATTGCTTTCTAAAATCTCTGATAAatgtattgaaaataatttagcaGTCATAACTCCTGCCTATTTAGAAGCAGAGAAAAATATACCTAGGCCTAGTCTTAGGCTTTGTATTTCTACACTTCTCAACAAAAGTGACATTGATTTTGCAGTGAATGTATTGAAAAACTGCGCTGAAGAAATACTATCAgtataa
- the Gclc gene encoding glutamate--cysteine ligase, whose amino-acid sequence MGLLSEGSPLTWEETKNLADHVRKHGIIQFINLYKRLRDRQGDILKWGDEVEYMLIKFDDKAKTAKLSLRAAEILKVLNEKEYNDPDNIKSLWRPEYGAYMLEGTPGKPYGGLLVHFNVVEANMRYRRQEASKLLEPNEVLMSLTNFPRTGAYDFTDPPTHPTPNSGASKSLFFPDEAIYPGHPRFKTLTRNIRLRRGEKVAINIPIYKDKNVSSPFKEDFSPFIEDESSCAAREDHIYMDAMGFGMGCCCLQLTFQACNIEEARTLYDQLTPLCPIMLALTAASPFYRGYISDVDCRWNVISCSVDCRTQEERGLKPLEENKFRISKSRYDSIDSYLSEQGEKYNDVPLIYDDEVYKQLLDNGIDKLLAQHIAHLFIRDTVSLFSEKVHQNDLEDTDHFENIQSTNWQTMRFKPPPPNSSIGWRVEFRPCEVQITDFENAAIVCFIVLLTRVILSYKLNLLIPISKVDKNMARAQRRNAVTAEKFWFRRDITSDAKKQDDGQPEYTEFTVNEIINGKDGIFPGLIPLVNSYLASMDVDADTHCTVQAYIKFIQKRASGELLTTAAWLRKEVVSHPEYKNDSVITQRINYDLLKKVQKIISNEISCPELLGTCMLSKTNETIPAAVAKAEKVPM is encoded by the exons ATGGGATTACTATCCGAAGGAAGCCCTTTAACCtgggaagaaacgaaaaatcttGCTGACCATGTTCGGAAACATGGAATTATTCAATTCATTAACCTATACAAGAGACTCAGGGATCGACAGGGTGATATACTCAAATGGGGCGATGag GTTGAATATATGCTTATTAAATTTGATGATAAAGCAAAAACTGCAAAGCTTAGTTTAAGAGCTGcagaaatattaaaagtattaaatgaaaaagaatATAATGATCCAGA CAATATTAAATCATTATGGAGACCTGAATATGGTGCTTATATGTTAGAAGGCACACCAGGGAAACCATATGGTGGCTTATTAGTTCATTTTAATGTTGTTGAAGCTAACATGAGATATAGAAGGCAAGAAGCTTCAAAATTACTTGAACCCAATGAAGTTTTAATGTCTTTAACTAATTTTCCTAG AACAGGAGCATATGATTTCACAGATCCTCCAACACATCCAACTCCAAATTCAGGGGCATCAAAAAGTTTATTTTTTCCAGATGAAGCTATATATCCAGGTCATCCGCGATTTAAGACATTAACGAGAAATATAAGACTACGACGTGGAGAAAAAGTTGCTATAAACATTCCTA TttataaagataaaaatgtttCAAGTCCTTTTAAAGAGGATTTTAGTCCCTTTATTGAAGATGAATCAAGTTGTGCAGCAAGAGAAGATCATATTTACATGGATGCCATGGGTTTTGGAATGGGTTGTTGCTGTCTACAACTTACTTTTCAGGCTTGTAACATAGAGGAAGCAAGGACATTATACGACCAATTAACGCCTTTATGTCCAATAATG TTAGCTCTAACTGCTGCTAGTCCATTTTATCGAGGATATATAAGCGACGTTGATTGCCGGTGGAATGTGATATCTTGCTCTGTAGACTGCAGAACACAGGAAGAACGCGGCTTAAAGCCTTTGGAAGAAAACAAATTCAGAATTAGTAAATCTAGATATGATTCTATTGATTCATATCTTAGTGAACAAggagaaaaatataacgatgTTCCCTTGATATATGATGATGAAGTATATAAACAACTATTAGATAATGGAATTGATAAATTACTTGCACAGCATATAGCTCACTTATTTATCAGAGATACTGTATCTTTATTTTCTGAAAAAGTCCATCAAAATGATTTGGAGGATACTGATCACTTTGAa aaCATACAATCAACTAATTGGCAAACTATGCGATTCAAGCCACCACCACCAAATTCATCTATAGGATGGCGTGTTGAATTTCGTCCATGCGAAGTTCAAATTACGGATTTTGAAAATGCTGCAATAGTTTGTTTTATTGTCCTTCTTACAAGAGTTATTTTAAGTTATAAATTAAACCTTTTGATACCAATTAGTAAAGTTGATAAAAATATGGCTCGGGCACAAAGGAGAAATGCAGTTACAGCAGAAAAATTTTGGTTCCGTCGAGATATTACATCAGACGCAAAAAAGCAAGATGATGGACAACCAGAGTATACAGAATTTACTGTTAACGAAATTATTAATGGAAAG GATGGTATTTTTCCGGGTTTAATACCGTTAGTAAATTCGTACTTAGCTAGTATGGATGTAGATGCGGATACACATTGTACTGTACAAGCatatataaaattcatacaAAAAAGAGCTTCTGGAGAATTATTAACGACTGCTGCATGGTTAAGGAAGGAAGTTGTTTCACACCCAGAGTACAA AAACGATTCTGTAATAACACAACGCATCAACTATGACTTATtaaaaaaagtacaaaagatTATATCTAATGAAATATCGTGTCCAGAATTACTCGGAACGTGTATGCTATCAAAAACTAATGAAACTATACCTGCAGCAGTTGCAAAAGCGGAAAAGGTTCCCATGTGA
- the Mpv17 gene encoding mitochondrial inner membrane protein MPV17 isoform X2: MALGDQIAQNLVEQRKIKDLDFIRTAQFGCIGFFLTGPVTRTWYGILDKYIGSKGGIVVLKKVSCDQLFFAPAFLIVLLSTIGILQGNDLEQLKKKLYNEYPDILKNNYKIWPMVQLFNFYFVPLHHQVLVVQSIALLWNTYISYRTSSGK, translated from the exons ATGGCACTTGGAGATCAGATTGCACAAAATCTAGTTGAGCaaagaaaaattaaagattTAGATTTTATAAGAACAGCTCAGTTTGGATGCATAGGATTTTTCCTTACT GGTCCTGTCACACGAACTTGGTATGGAATATTAGATAAATATATTGGCTCAAAGGGAGGAATTGTAGTATTAAAGAAGGTGTCTTGTGATCAATTATTTTTTGCACCTGCATTTTTAATAGTTTTACTATCAACAATTGGTATTCTACAAGGAAATGACTTagaacaattaaaaaaaaaattgtataatgagTACccagatattttaaaaaataattacaag aTTTGGCCTATGGTACAACtatttaacttttattttgtaCCTTTACATCATCAGGTTTTAGTAGTACAATCTATAGCTTTGTTATGGAATACTTATATCTCTTATAGGACAAGTtcaggaaaataa
- the Mpv17 gene encoding mitochondrial inner membrane protein MPV17 isoform X1, giving the protein MTHPMNMLGVVKIYQRFLTRYPLLTQAVQAGTLMALGDQIAQNLVEQRKIKDLDFIRTAQFGCIGFFLTGPVTRTWYGILDKYIGSKGGIVVLKKVSCDQLFFAPAFLIVLLSTIGILQGNDLEQLKKKLYNEYPDILKNNYKIWPMVQLFNFYFVPLHHQVLVVQSIALLWNTYISYRTSSGK; this is encoded by the exons ATGACACATCCTATGAACATGTTGGGTGTTGTCAAAATATACCAAAGGTTCTTAACAAGATATCCGTTACTCACTCAAGCGGTACAAGCGG GTACGTTAATGGCACTTGGAGATCAGATTGCACAAAATCTAGTTGAGCaaagaaaaattaaagattTAGATTTTATAAGAACAGCTCAGTTTGGATGCATAGGATTTTTCCTTACT GGTCCTGTCACACGAACTTGGTATGGAATATTAGATAAATATATTGGCTCAAAGGGAGGAATTGTAGTATTAAAGAAGGTGTCTTGTGATCAATTATTTTTTGCACCTGCATTTTTAATAGTTTTACTATCAACAATTGGTATTCTACAAGGAAATGACTTagaacaattaaaaaaaaaattgtataatgagTACccagatattttaaaaaataattacaag aTTTGGCCTATGGTACAACtatttaacttttattttgtaCCTTTACATCATCAGGTTTTAGTAGTACAATCTATAGCTTTGTTATGGAATACTTATATCTCTTATAGGACAAGTtcaggaaaataa